One genomic segment of Mycolicibacterium chubuense NBB4 includes these proteins:
- the cobN gene encoding cobaltochelatase subunit CobN gives MRYEWEVTPSTSVPAAPGQTPSVLLLSTSDTDLITARASGAAYRWANPARLVDGELEELLSGADVAVVRILGGYRAWEDGIDTVVASGVPTVVVSGEQAADAELMKHSTTPAGVALQAHIYLAQGGVDNLANLHAFLSDTLLMTGFGFSAPVSTPTWGVLERAGVRRDGPTVAVLFYRAQHLAGNTGYIEALCAAIEDAGGVPLPVFCASLRNADAELLELLGTADALITTVLAAGGATPAAVSAGGTDDAWNVAHLAALDVPILQGLCLTSSRAQWDDNDDGMSPLDVATQVAVPEFDGRIITVPFSFKEIDDEGLISYVADPERCARVAGLAVRHARLRSVSPAEKRVAVVFSAYPTKHARIGNAVGLDTPASAVNLLHALRDAGYDVGDVPGLEASDGDALIHALIERGGQDPDWLTDQQLAGNPIRVSATDYRRWFATLPTDFADAMVEHWGPPPGELFVDRSRDPDGEIVIAAMQSGNVVLMVQPPRGFGENPVAIYHDPDLPPSHHYLAAYRWLDGEFGDSFGADVVVHLGKHGNLEWLPGKTLGMSASCGTDAALGDLPLVYPFLVNDPGEGTQAKRRAHATLVDHLIPPMARAETYGDIARLEQLLDEHANISALDPGKLPAIRQQIWTLMRAAKMDHDLGLTDRPDEDSFDDMLLHVDGWLCEIKDVQIRDGLHILGEKPVGDAELDLVLAILRARQLFGGEQTVPGLRQALGLAEDGHDDRAAVDAAEAHARELVAALQASGWDAAVVPTLTDDAAVAAILRFAATEVVPRLAETSREIEQVLRALDGRFIPSGPSGSPLRGLVNVLPTGRNFYSVDPKAVPSRLAWETGVAMADSLLERYRADYGRWPESVGLSVWGTSAMRTAGDDIAEVLALLGVRPIWDDASRRVVDLEPIPLDELGRPRIDVTVRISGFFRDAFPHVVAMLDDAVQLVADLDEPDGDNFVRAHAQADLSDHGDQRRATTRIFGSKPGTYGAGLLQLIDSRNWRDDADLAAVYTAWGGFAYGRGLDGAPATEDMSRAYRRIAVAAKNTDTREHDIADSDDYFQYHGGMVATVRALTGEAPAAYIGDNTRPDAVRTRTLNEETTRVFRARVVNPRWISAMRRHGYKGAFEMAATVDYLFGYDATAGVMADWMYEQLSQSYVLDDENRKFMAESNPWALHGMAERLLEAAGRGLWAAPEQATLDGLKQVLLDTEGDLEG, from the coding sequence GTGCGGTACGAATGGGAGGTGACCCCGTCCACTTCGGTCCCCGCCGCTCCCGGTCAAACGCCCTCCGTCCTGCTGCTGTCCACGTCGGACACCGACCTGATCACGGCGCGGGCCAGCGGAGCCGCCTACCGGTGGGCGAACCCGGCCCGGCTGGTCGACGGTGAACTCGAGGAGTTGCTGAGCGGCGCCGACGTCGCCGTCGTGAGGATCCTGGGCGGATACCGGGCCTGGGAGGACGGTATCGACACCGTCGTCGCCAGCGGTGTGCCCACGGTAGTCGTCAGTGGCGAACAGGCCGCGGACGCGGAGTTGATGAAACATTCGACCACTCCGGCCGGAGTGGCTCTGCAGGCGCACATCTACCTCGCGCAGGGCGGCGTCGACAATCTGGCCAACCTGCACGCGTTCCTCTCGGACACCCTTCTGATGACCGGCTTCGGGTTCTCCGCACCGGTCTCGACGCCGACCTGGGGTGTGCTCGAGCGCGCCGGCGTCCGTCGCGACGGGCCCACGGTGGCCGTGCTCTTCTACCGGGCTCAGCACCTGGCCGGCAACACCGGATACATCGAGGCGCTGTGCGCGGCGATCGAGGACGCCGGGGGAGTGCCGCTGCCGGTGTTCTGCGCGTCGCTGCGCAATGCCGACGCCGAGCTGCTCGAGCTGCTCGGCACTGCCGACGCGTTGATCACCACTGTGCTGGCCGCCGGTGGCGCGACACCCGCCGCGGTCTCGGCGGGCGGTACCGACGACGCGTGGAACGTGGCTCACCTTGCCGCTCTTGACGTTCCGATTCTGCAGGGACTGTGCCTGACCAGTTCGCGAGCCCAGTGGGACGACAACGACGACGGCATGTCGCCTCTGGACGTCGCGACGCAGGTCGCCGTGCCCGAGTTCGACGGCCGCATCATCACGGTCCCATTCTCCTTCAAGGAGATCGACGACGAAGGCCTCATCTCCTACGTCGCCGACCCGGAGCGCTGCGCGCGGGTGGCCGGGCTCGCGGTGCGGCACGCCAGACTGCGCTCGGTGTCGCCAGCGGAAAAGCGTGTCGCCGTTGTCTTTTCGGCCTATCCGACCAAGCACGCGCGGATCGGCAACGCCGTCGGCCTCGACACCCCGGCCAGTGCCGTCAACCTGCTGCACGCTCTGCGCGACGCCGGCTACGACGTCGGCGACGTCCCCGGACTCGAGGCCTCCGATGGCGACGCGCTGATCCACGCGCTGATCGAACGCGGCGGACAGGACCCCGACTGGCTGACCGACCAGCAACTGGCCGGCAATCCGATCCGGGTGTCCGCCACCGACTACCGGCGGTGGTTCGCCACGCTTCCCACCGACTTCGCCGACGCCATGGTCGAACACTGGGGTCCGCCGCCGGGCGAGTTGTTCGTCGACCGCAGCCGTGATCCCGACGGAGAGATCGTGATCGCGGCGATGCAGTCGGGCAACGTCGTGTTGATGGTGCAGCCGCCACGCGGATTCGGCGAGAACCCGGTGGCGATCTACCACGATCCCGATCTGCCGCCCAGTCATCATTACCTGGCCGCCTACCGCTGGCTCGACGGAGAGTTCGGCGACAGCTTCGGGGCCGACGTCGTCGTGCATCTCGGCAAGCACGGCAATCTCGAGTGGCTGCCCGGGAAGACGCTGGGCATGTCGGCGTCGTGCGGCACCGACGCCGCCCTGGGCGATCTGCCGCTGGTCTACCCGTTCCTGGTCAACGACCCCGGGGAGGGAACGCAGGCGAAACGCCGCGCCCACGCCACCCTCGTCGACCACCTCATCCCGCCGATGGCGAGGGCCGAGACCTACGGCGACATCGCGCGTCTCGAGCAGCTTCTCGACGAGCACGCCAACATCTCCGCGCTCGACCCCGGGAAGCTGCCCGCGATCCGTCAGCAGATCTGGACGCTGATGCGGGCCGCGAAGATGGACCACGACCTCGGGCTCACCGACCGCCCCGACGAGGATTCGTTCGACGACATGCTGCTGCACGTCGACGGCTGGCTGTGCGAGATCAAAGACGTGCAGATCCGCGACGGCCTGCACATCCTGGGCGAAAAGCCGGTCGGTGACGCGGAACTCGATTTGGTGCTGGCGATCCTGCGGGCGCGTCAGCTGTTCGGCGGCGAGCAGACCGTACCGGGCCTGCGCCAGGCGCTGGGTCTCGCGGAGGATGGTCACGACGACCGTGCGGCCGTCGACGCCGCCGAGGCGCACGCCAGGGAACTCGTTGCGGCGCTTCAGGCCAGTGGCTGGGATGCGGCGGTCGTGCCGACCCTCACCGACGATGCCGCCGTCGCAGCGATTCTGCGGTTCGCCGCCACCGAGGTGGTGCCGAGACTGGCCGAGACCTCCCGCGAGATCGAGCAGGTCCTGCGTGCGCTCGACGGGCGTTTCATTCCGTCCGGACCGTCGGGGTCGCCGCTGCGCGGACTGGTCAACGTGCTGCCCACCGGACGCAACTTCTACTCCGTCGACCCGAAAGCGGTGCCGTCCCGGCTGGCGTGGGAAACCGGTGTCGCGATGGCGGATTCGTTGTTGGAGCGGTACCGCGCCGACTACGGCCGCTGGCCCGAATCGGTGGGGCTGTCGGTGTGGGGGACGTCGGCGATGCGCACCGCCGGTGACGACATCGCCGAAGTCCTTGCGCTGCTGGGCGTTCGGCCGATCTGGGACGACGCGTCGCGGCGTGTCGTCGACCTGGAGCCGATCCCGCTCGACGAGCTCGGCCGGCCGCGCATCGACGTCACGGTGCGCATCTCGGGCTTTTTCCGCGACGCGTTCCCGCACGTCGTCGCCATGCTCGACGATGCGGTGCAGCTGGTGGCCGATCTCGACGAACCGGACGGCGACAACTTCGTGCGCGCGCACGCGCAGGCCGACCTGTCGGACCACGGCGACCAACGCCGCGCGACCACAAGGATTTTCGGCTCCAAGCCGGGAACTTACGGCGCGGGACTTCTGCAACTCATCGACAGCCGGAATTGGCGCGACGATGCCGACCTCGCCGCGGTCTACACGGCGTGGGGTGGCTTCGCCTACGGCCGTGGTCTCGACGGCGCGCCGGCGACCGAGGACATGAGCCGGGCTTACCGCAGGATCGCGGTGGCGGCCAAGAACACCGACACCCGTGAGCACGACATCGCGGACTCCGACGACTACTTCCAGTACCACGGCGGCATGGTGGCGACAGTGCGGGCGCTGACCGGAGAGGCGCCCGCGGCCTACATCGGCGACAACACCCGCCCCGATGCGGTGCGCACCCGCACGCTCAACGAGGAGACCACCCGCGTGTTCCGCGCGCGCGTGGTCAACCCCCGGTGGATCTCCGCGATGCGCAGGCACGGCTACAAGGGCGCGTTCGAGATGGCCGCGACCGTCGACTACCTCTTCGGCTACGACGCCACCGCGGGCGTGATGGCGGACTGGATGTACGAGCAGCTCTCGCAGAGCTACGTGCTCGACGACGAGAACCGCAAGTTCATGGCGGAGTCCAACCCGTGGGCGCTGCACGGCATGGCCGAGAGGCTGCTCGAAGCCGCGGGCCGCGGCCTGTGGGCGGCACCCGAGCAGGCGACGCTGGACGGGCTCAAGCAGGTATTGCTCGACACCGAGGGCGACCTCGAAGGCTGA
- a CDS encoding DUF222 domain-containing protein, whose product MFAQVFDVDVDDGASEAELRDVVERCERLKSVAAAAQARATAVWAAQRRAAEEAAGVPVARRGRGLASEVALARRDAPVCGNTHVGVAQALVHEMPHTLAALEAGVLSEYRAVVIVKASACLSVGHRRALDAELCADTTELAGWGNARVEAEAKAITARLDVAAVVERNAKAVGDRCVWTRPAPEGMVYVTALLPLAQGVGVYAALKRQADLTGDGRGRLQIMADTLYERVTGRPAEAPVPVALNLVLADTTLFGGDDCPGWAAGYGPVPAAVARHLVSEAVADENAKATLRRLYRHPTSGQLVALESKSRLFPTGLAAFLGLRDQTCRTPYCNAPIRHHDHARPYRDGGPTSALNGLGACAACNYAKEAPGWTVTTTERHGRHTAAFRTTTGAVYHSTAPPLPGPPVRQWVHHTDQPITIDMVALKHAC is encoded by the coding sequence GTGTTCGCACAGGTGTTCGATGTCGACGTCGATGACGGTGCCTCGGAGGCTGAGTTGCGTGATGTCGTCGAGCGCTGTGAACGGCTGAAATCTGTTGCGGCCGCCGCGCAGGCGCGGGCGACGGCGGTGTGGGCGGCCCAGCGGCGCGCCGCTGAGGAGGCGGCGGGGGTGCCGGTGGCGCGGCGGGGGCGCGGGTTGGCCTCGGAGGTGGCGTTGGCCCGCCGGGATGCCCCGGTGTGCGGGAACACCCACGTCGGGGTGGCGCAGGCGTTGGTGCACGAGATGCCCCACACCCTGGCCGCGCTGGAGGCGGGAGTGCTCTCGGAGTATCGGGCGGTGGTGATCGTCAAGGCGTCGGCGTGTCTGAGTGTGGGGCATCGCCGTGCGCTCGACGCCGAGTTGTGTGCCGACACCACCGAGCTGGCGGGCTGGGGTAATGCGCGGGTGGAGGCCGAGGCCAAGGCGATCACCGCGCGGTTGGATGTCGCGGCGGTGGTGGAACGCAACGCCAAGGCGGTCGGGGATCGGTGTGTGTGGACCCGTCCGGCGCCCGAGGGCATGGTCTATGTGACCGCGCTGTTGCCGCTGGCGCAGGGGGTGGGGGTGTACGCCGCGCTCAAGCGCCAGGCCGACCTGACCGGGGATGGGCGTGGTCGCTTGCAGATCATGGCCGACACCCTCTATGAGCGGGTGACCGGGCGCCCCGCGGAGGCGCCGGTGCCGGTGGCGTTGAATCTGGTGCTGGCCGACACCACGCTGTTCGGGGGCGACGACTGCCCCGGCTGGGCCGCGGGCTACGGTCCCGTCCCCGCCGCGGTCGCCCGGCATCTGGTGTCCGAGGCGGTCGCCGACGAGAACGCCAAAGCCACCCTGCGCCGGTTGTATCGGCACCCGACGAGTGGGCAGTTGGTGGCGCTGGAGTCGAAGTCCCGGCTGTTCCCGACAGGGTTGGCGGCGTTTCTCGGGCTGCGCGACCAGACCTGCCGGACGCCGTACTGCAACGCCCCGATCCGCCACCACGACCACGCCAGGCCCTACCGCGACGGCGGGCCGACCAGCGCGCTCAACGGGCTCGGTGCCTGCGCGGCGTGCAACTACGCCAAAGAAGCTCCCGGCTGGACGGTCACCACCACCGAACGCCACGGCCGCCACACCGCGGCATTCCGCACCACCACCGGCGCGGTCTACCACTCCACCGCACCACCACTACCCGGACCACCGGTACGACAATGGGTGCACCACACCGACCAACCCATCACCATCGACATGGTCGCCCTCAAACACGCCTGCTAG
- a CDS encoding PPOX class F420-dependent oxidoreductase, protein MAATFADIAESEYILLTTFTKDGRPKPTPVWAVRSGGALVVITQEKSWKVKRIRNTPRVTIASCDRSGNPKSDAVEATARILDKSANGATYDAIGKRYGVLGKAFNLFSKLRGGMQNNVSIEVKAVN, encoded by the coding sequence ATGGCCGCCACCTTCGCTGACATCGCCGAGTCCGAGTACATCCTGCTGACCACGTTCACCAAGGACGGCCGGCCCAAGCCCACCCCGGTCTGGGCGGTGCGCTCCGGGGGCGCGCTGGTGGTGATCACGCAGGAGAAGTCGTGGAAGGTCAAGCGGATTCGCAATACCCCCCGCGTCACGATCGCCAGCTGCGACCGCAGCGGCAATCCGAAGAGCGACGCCGTCGAAGCGACCGCGCGCATTCTCGACAAGTCCGCCAACGGCGCCACCTACGACGCGATCGGCAAGCGCTACGGAGTGCTCGGCAAAGCCTTCAATCTGTTCTCGAAGCTGCGCGGCGGTATGCAGAACAACGTTTCGATCGAGGTCAAAGCGGTCAATTAG
- a CDS encoding flavin-containing monooxygenase, which translates to MTTTNPSPRTISVAIIGAGMSGLCMAAKLQDAGIEDFTLFEKADEVGGTWRDNTYPGLTCDVPSRYYTYSFRPNPDWSHMLPPGPEIQQYFREVATERDIRRHIRFGAEVRSAAFRDGKWWLTTPAGDEAFDVLVTATGILRIPRYPDIEGLDTFAGPMFHSARWDHSVSLPDKRIGLIGTGSTGVQITAELGGKVRGLTVFQRTAQWICPWPNPRVSERTKAALRRWPRLNAFGYWFYSRFVRSMFGVAPVRPGWQRWLYQTQCRWNLRLSVRDRELKKKLTPVDQPMCKRMIFAGHYYRAVQEPGVEIVTEPIVRVEPRGVVTADGTLHEVDLLVLATGFDAHAYVRPLAVTGEGGRTLEEAWADGATAYRSVAVPGFPNMFMFMGPHAPVGNDSLINIAEHQADYVTWWIEQLRAGRIVAASPTEEATKRYNEDMKAAMPQTVWTTGCRSWYLGKDGLPELFPWEPDRYSELLRAPQVTDFEVRTAL; encoded by the coding sequence ATGACAACCACGAATCCGTCACCGCGCACGATCAGCGTCGCGATCATCGGCGCCGGCATGTCGGGTCTCTGTATGGCCGCCAAGCTCCAGGACGCCGGCATCGAGGACTTCACGTTGTTCGAGAAGGCCGACGAGGTCGGCGGCACCTGGCGCGACAACACCTATCCGGGTCTGACATGCGATGTGCCGTCGCGGTATTACACGTACTCGTTCCGGCCCAACCCCGACTGGTCGCACATGCTGCCGCCCGGACCCGAGATCCAGCAGTACTTCCGCGAGGTCGCCACCGAACGGGACATCAGGCGCCACATCAGATTCGGGGCCGAAGTACGTTCGGCGGCCTTCCGCGACGGAAAGTGGTGGTTGACCACTCCCGCCGGCGACGAGGCCTTCGACGTCCTGGTGACGGCGACGGGGATCCTGCGGATTCCGCGCTATCCCGACATCGAGGGGCTCGACACCTTCGCAGGCCCGATGTTCCACTCGGCGCGCTGGGATCACTCGGTCTCGCTGCCCGACAAGCGAATCGGGCTCATCGGCACCGGTTCGACCGGTGTGCAGATCACCGCCGAGCTCGGCGGGAAGGTCAGAGGGCTCACCGTGTTCCAGCGCACCGCGCAGTGGATCTGTCCGTGGCCGAACCCCAGGGTGTCCGAACGCACCAAGGCGGCGCTGCGGCGCTGGCCCCGGCTCAACGCGTTCGGGTACTGGTTCTACAGCCGCTTCGTCCGATCGATGTTCGGGGTTGCGCCGGTGCGTCCCGGGTGGCAGCGGTGGCTCTATCAAACCCAGTGCCGGTGGAATCTGCGGCTGTCGGTACGGGACCGGGAGCTGAAGAAGAAGCTGACGCCGGTGGACCAGCCGATGTGCAAGCGGATGATCTTCGCCGGCCACTACTACCGGGCGGTGCAGGAGCCCGGCGTGGAGATCGTCACCGAACCCATCGTGCGAGTCGAACCCCGCGGCGTGGTCACCGCCGACGGGACGCTGCACGAAGTGGATCTCCTGGTGCTGGCGACGGGATTCGATGCGCACGCCTACGTCCGGCCGCTGGCCGTCACCGGCGAGGGGGGCCGCACACTCGAGGAGGCGTGGGCGGACGGTGCCACGGCGTACCGCTCGGTGGCCGTGCCGGGCTTCCCGAACATGTTCATGTTCATGGGCCCGCACGCGCCGGTGGGAAACGACTCGCTGATCAACATCGCCGAACATCAGGCCGACTACGTGACGTGGTGGATCGAGCAGTTGCGGGCGGGCAGGATCGTCGCCGCATCACCGACCGAAGAGGCCACCAAGCGCTACAACGAGGACATGAAGGCGGCGATGCCGCAGACGGTGTGGACCACCGGCTGCCGCAGCTGGTACCTCGGCAAGGACGGGTTGCCCGAGCTGTTCCCGTGGGAGCCCGACCGATACTCCGAACTGCTGCGCGCCCCGCAGGTCACCGACTTCGAGGTCCGCACCGCTTTGTGA
- a CDS encoding glycine betaine ABC transporter substrate-binding protein, whose translation MTARRRRALSAMLTTVAVVLTACGLGSGSAVPLEVGPGSIKPTPGLEGAKITVGSKEYTEQVILGYILEYTLAAAGADVRDLTGIVGSRSTRGAQLSGQVDVAYEFTGNAWINYLGHEKPIPNSRKQFEAVRDEDLARNDMVWLDPGPMDDTYALAASTRTVERTGVRTLSDYAALVKRDPAAARTCVDTEFRARQDGFPGMAAAYGFDPARAQTPILQVGIIYQATADGTQCDFGEVFTTDGRIAALNLTVLTDDKQFFAHYNPSVTMKRPFFDAHPEIAAVTAPVTAALTNDVIIDLNKQVDVEGRDPSVVARDWMVSKGFVTAG comes from the coding sequence ATGACGGCCCGCCGCAGGCGCGCGCTCAGCGCGATGCTGACGACCGTCGCGGTGGTGCTGACCGCGTGCGGCCTGGGTTCGGGCAGCGCGGTGCCACTGGAGGTCGGGCCGGGGTCGATCAAGCCGACCCCCGGACTGGAAGGGGCCAAGATCACCGTGGGCTCCAAGGAGTACACCGAGCAGGTGATCCTGGGCTACATCCTCGAGTACACGCTGGCCGCCGCCGGCGCCGACGTCCGGGATCTGACGGGCATCGTCGGGTCCCGAAGCACCAGGGGCGCACAGCTTTCCGGTCAGGTCGACGTCGCCTACGAGTTCACCGGTAATGCGTGGATCAACTACCTCGGGCACGAGAAGCCGATTCCCAACAGCCGCAAGCAATTCGAGGCCGTCCGCGACGAGGACCTGGCACGCAACGACATGGTGTGGCTCGACCCGGGCCCGATGGACGACACCTACGCGCTGGCCGCGAGCACGCGGACGGTCGAGCGCACCGGGGTCCGGACGCTCTCCGACTACGCCGCACTGGTCAAGCGAGACCCGGCGGCGGCCCGCACCTGCGTGGACACCGAATTCCGCGCCCGCCAGGACGGATTCCCCGGCATGGCGGCCGCCTACGGATTCGACCCGGCCCGGGCACAGACGCCGATCCTGCAGGTCGGCATCATCTATCAGGCCACCGCCGACGGCACCCAGTGCGACTTCGGCGAGGTGTTCACCACCGACGGACGCATCGCCGCGCTGAACCTGACGGTGCTGACCGACGACAAGCAGTTCTTCGCGCACTACAACCCGTCGGTGACGATGAAGCGCCCGTTCTTCGACGCCCACCCCGAGATCGCCGCGGTGACCGCGCCGGTGACCGCGGCGCTGACCAACGACGTGATCATCGACCTCAACAAGCAGGTTGACGTCGAGGGGCGCGACCCGAGTGTGGTGGCGCGCGACTGGATGGTGTCCAAGGGCTTCGTCACCGCGGGTTAG
- a CDS encoding PPOX class F420-dependent oxidoreductase: MADSSTKTPTFSDVYTEKYLLLTTFTKDGRPKPTPVWGVPEGDKLLIITDDGSWKTKRINNTPRVTIQKCGVLGKVKGEPVEAVARMLPKSETRRVFDMIIRRYWHHAWYFIPQAILRGGINKVHAAIEVQAVPA; the protein is encoded by the coding sequence ATGGCCGACTCTTCGACGAAGACCCCCACGTTCAGCGACGTCTACACCGAGAAGTACCTCCTGCTCACCACCTTCACCAAGGACGGCAGGCCCAAGCCGACGCCCGTATGGGGTGTCCCCGAAGGCGACAAGCTGCTCATCATCACCGACGACGGCTCGTGGAAGACGAAGCGAATCAACAACACTCCGCGAGTCACCATCCAGAAATGCGGCGTCCTCGGCAAGGTCAAGGGAGAGCCGGTCGAGGCGGTGGCGCGGATGCTGCCCAAGTCGGAGACCCGGCGGGTGTTCGACATGATCATCCGGCGGTACTGGCACCACGCCTGGTACTTCATCCCTCAGGCCATCCTGCGCGGCGGCATCAACAAGGTCCATGCGGCCATCGAGGTGCAGGCCGTGCCCGCCTGA